From a region of the Candidatus Pantoea bituminis genome:
- the cysW gene encoding sulfate/thiosulfate ABC transporter permease CysW: MAEITQINRADRQPVNWGKWFLIGTGALISILLLVVPMASIFYEALHKGLGLTFSNLMDGDMLHAIWLTVLVALITVPVNLVFGTLLAWLVTRFTFPGRQLLLTMFDIPFAVSPVVAGLMYLLFWGVNGPAGGWLDAHNIQVMFSWPGMVLATIFVTCPFVVRELVPVMLSQGSHEDEAAVLLGASGWQMFRRVTLPNIRWAMLYGVVLTNARAIGEFGAVSVVSGSIRGETYTLPLQVELLHQDYNTVGAFTAAALLTLMAIVTLFLKSIVQWRLEHQHNRSQQEENHEH, from the coding sequence AAATGGTTTTTGATTGGCACAGGTGCGCTGATCTCCATTTTGCTGTTAGTGGTGCCGATGGCTTCAATCTTCTACGAAGCGCTCCATAAAGGATTGGGCCTGACTTTCAGCAACTTGATGGATGGCGACATGCTGCATGCCATCTGGTTAACGGTGCTGGTAGCGCTGATTACCGTGCCGGTTAATTTGGTCTTCGGCACGCTGCTGGCCTGGCTGGTAACGCGTTTTACCTTTCCGGGTCGCCAGCTGTTACTGACGATGTTCGATATTCCGTTTGCAGTTTCGCCGGTGGTGGCGGGGCTGATGTATTTGCTGTTCTGGGGCGTTAACGGCCCGGCGGGCGGCTGGCTGGATGCGCATAATATCCAGGTCATGTTCTCCTGGCCTGGCATGGTGCTGGCGACAATCTTTGTCACCTGTCCGTTTGTGGTGCGTGAACTGGTGCCGGTGATGCTGAGCCAGGGCAGCCACGAAGATGAAGCGGCGGTGTTACTGGGCGCGTCCGGTTGGCAGATGTTTCGCCGCGTAACGCTGCCCAATATTCGCTGGGCAATGCTGTACGGCGTGGTGCTGACCAACGCACGCGCAATTGGAGAATTTGGTGCGGTCTCGGTGGTTTCGGGATCGATTCGTGGCGAAACCTATACTTTGCCGCTTCAGGTTGAATTACTGCATCAGGATTACAACACGGTAGGCGCATTTACGGCTGCTGCGCTGTTGACCCTGATGGCGATAGTGACGCTGTTTCTGAAAAGCATTGTGCAATGGCGCTTAGAGCATCAGCACAACCGCTCGCAACAGGAGGAAAATCATGAGCATTGA
- the cysA gene encoding sulfate/thiosulfate ABC transporter ATP-binding protein CysA → MSIEIKQINKSFGRTSVLNDISLDILSGEMMALLGPSGSGKTTLLRIIAGLEHQNSGQIRFHNKDVSTLHARDRQVGFVFQHYALFRHMTVFDNIAFGLTVLPRRERPSAAEIKQRVTRLLEMVQLAHLANRFPAQLSGGQKQRVALARALAVEPQILLLDEPFGALDAQVRKELRRWLRQLHEELKFTSVFVTHDQEEAMEVADRVVVMSQGNIEQVGTPDDVWRDPSTRFVLEFLGEVNRFDGEIHGSQFHVGAHHWPLGYTPAHQGKVDLFLRPWEIDVSRQSSLETPLPVQILEVSPRGHFWQLVVQPSGWQSEPFALVFEGDQTAPIRGERLFVGLQQARLYQDKTPLRAVAFAQSA, encoded by the coding sequence ATGAGCATTGAGATTAAACAGATCAATAAATCATTCGGTCGCACATCGGTGCTGAACGATATCTCTTTGGATATTCTTTCTGGCGAGATGATGGCGCTGCTGGGGCCGTCCGGTTCAGGCAAAACGACGCTGCTGCGTATTATTGCCGGGTTAGAACATCAAAACAGCGGACAAATTCGGTTCCATAACAAAGATGTGAGCACGCTGCATGCGCGCGATCGTCAAGTGGGATTCGTGTTCCAACACTATGCGCTGTTCCGCCACATGACGGTGTTCGACAATATCGCTTTTGGCCTGACGGTGCTGCCGCGCCGCGAGCGTCCTTCTGCAGCAGAGATTAAACAGCGTGTGACGCGTTTGCTGGAGATGGTGCAACTGGCTCATCTGGCAAACCGTTTTCCGGCTCAGCTGTCGGGTGGTCAGAAGCAGCGAGTGGCGTTGGCGCGTGCGCTGGCAGTTGAACCACAAATCCTGCTGCTCGACGAACCTTTCGGCGCGCTGGATGCGCAGGTGCGCAAAGAGTTGCGTCGCTGGCTGCGTCAGTTGCATGAAGAATTGAAATTTACCAGCGTGTTCGTGACTCACGATCAGGAAGAGGCGATGGAAGTGGCCGATCGTGTCGTGGTGATGAGCCAAGGCAACATCGAACAGGTGGGTACGCCAGACGACGTATGGCGCGATCCATCGACCCGTTTTGTGCTGGAATTCCTGGGCGAAGTGAACCGCTTTGATGGCGAAATCCACGGCTCGCAGTTCCATGTGGGTGCGCATCACTGGCCGCTGGGCTACACGCCAGCGCATCAAGGCAAGGTCGATCTGTTCCTGCGTCCATGGGAAATTGACGTTTCTCGTCAGAGCAGCCTTGAAACGCCGCTACCGGTACAAATTTTAGAAGTCAGCCCACGCGGCCATTTCTGGCAGCTGGTGGTGCAGCCGAGCGGCTGGCAGAGTGAGCCTTTCGCGCTGGTGTTTGAAGGTGACCAAACGGCGCCAATCCGTGGCGAACGCCTGTTTGTCGGATTACAACAGGCGCGTCTCTATCAAGACAAAACGCCGCTGCGCGCTGTTGCCTTTGCTCAGAGCGCCTGA
- the cysM gene encoding cysteine synthase CysM, with protein MTTLENTIGNTPLIKLQRLTPANGSEVWLKLEGNNPAGSVKDRAAWSMINQAELRGDIKPGDRLIEATSGNTGIALAMIAAMKGYALRLLMPENMSQERQDAMRAYGAELILVSREQGMEGARDLAQEMAARGEGRVLDQFNNPDNPLGHYQTTGPELWQQSHQRMTHFVSSMGTTGTITGVGRYLKEHKTGVQVIGLQPSEGSSIPGIRRWPLAYLPGIYRPDLVDDVMDMSQQEAEETMRALARKEGIFCGVSSGGAVAGALRIAAAHPGSVVVAIICDRGDRYLSTGIYR; from the coding sequence GTGACAACTCTCGAAAATACCATCGGCAACACGCCGTTGATTAAATTGCAGCGCCTCACACCCGCCAACGGCAGCGAAGTTTGGCTTAAACTGGAAGGCAATAATCCCGCTGGCTCGGTGAAAGACCGCGCCGCTTGGTCGATGATTAATCAGGCCGAATTGCGTGGGGATATTAAACCAGGCGATCGCTTGATAGAAGCCACCAGCGGTAATACCGGTATCGCTTTAGCGATGATTGCCGCCATGAAAGGTTATGCGCTGCGTCTGCTGATGCCCGAAAACATGAGTCAGGAACGGCAAGATGCGATGCGTGCTTACGGTGCGGAGTTAATATTAGTTAGCCGCGAGCAGGGCATGGAGGGGGCGCGTGATTTAGCGCAGGAAATGGCTGCACGCGGCGAGGGTAGGGTGCTCGATCAGTTCAACAATCCTGATAATCCGCTGGGTCATTACCAAACTACCGGCCCGGAGTTGTGGCAACAATCACACCAACGCATGACCCATTTTGTTTCCAGCATGGGCACCACGGGTACTATTACCGGTGTGGGACGTTACCTCAAAGAACATAAAACCGGTGTGCAAGTGATTGGTCTGCAGCCAAGCGAGGGCAGCAGTATTCCCGGTATCCGCCGTTGGCCTTTAGCGTATCTGCCTGGTATTTATCGTCCCGATTTAGTGGATGATGTGATGGACATGTCGCAGCAGGAAGCCGAAGAAACCATGCGTGCGCTGGCAAGAAAAGAAGGCATTTTCTGTGGCGTAAGCTCAGGTGGCGCAGTAGCCGGCGCCTTACGCATTGCCGCTGCGCATCCTGGCAGCGTCGTGGTCGCGATTATTTGCGATCGTGGCGATCGTTACCTTTCAACCGGCATTTATCGCTAA
- a CDS encoding response regulator transcription factor — MKILLVDDDLELGTMLSQYLITEGFDAHLVLTGSAGVEGALSGQYTAIILDIMLPDMSGIDVLRQIRQNSRMPVIMLTAKGDNIDRVIGLEMGADDYVPKPCYPRELVARLRAVLRRFEEQAPLPDKKELLRWGELTLNPATRMTEWQGNAFDLTASEFNLLDLLLRAPDRVVSKDELSEKGLGRPREAYDRSVDVHISNIRQKLSALTADSVNIETVRSIGYRIR; from the coding sequence ATGAAAATTCTGCTTGTTGATGACGATTTAGAACTGGGCACCATGTTGAGCCAATATCTGATTACGGAAGGCTTTGATGCACATCTGGTTTTAACCGGAAGTGCGGGTGTTGAAGGCGCGCTTTCTGGGCAATATACCGCCATTATTCTCGATATCATGCTGCCAGACATGAGCGGCATAGATGTGTTACGCCAGATCCGCCAGAACAGCCGCATGCCAGTGATCATGCTAACCGCCAAGGGCGATAATATTGATCGCGTTATTGGCCTGGAAATGGGCGCTGACGATTATGTACCCAAGCCATGCTATCCGCGCGAGCTGGTTGCGCGACTGCGCGCCGTGCTGCGTCGCTTTGAAGAGCAGGCACCCTTGCCGGATAAAAAGGAGCTGCTGCGCTGGGGCGAGTTGACGCTGAATCCGGCTACGCGTATGACCGAATGGCAGGGCAATGCCTTCGATCTCACGGCCTCAGAATTTAATCTGCTCGATCTGCTGTTGCGTGCGCCCGATCGTGTGGTGTCAAAAGATGAGTTATCAGAGAAGGGATTAGGGCGTCCGCGTGAAGCTTATGATCGCAGCGTTGATGTGCATATCAGCAATATCCGTCAGAAGCTCAGCGCGTTAACCGCAGATAGCGTCAATATTGAAACCGTTCGCAGCATTGGTTATCGCATTCGATGA
- a CDS encoding ATP-binding protein, translating to MKYSYRGRMFWKILIGFWVVFVIISQLIWLGFSISGNHHEPPEVIAIRRIVNLQMASVVSVLERGGPSSLNDMMADWEPNDRQFFKILQHDKPVQGEMLPEGFNPPFEGHIPDVIVRWVKGADGKQYELRYDVKGMREDSRMDMPHSILNIPTPMFIFAGAVGLLFSLLLAWNLTRPMRQLREGFSRVADGDLSVRLYPIMRKRHDELSSVAQAFDAMVERLDTLVRTREELLHDISHELRSPLARLQLATGLARQTPESVNASLDRIDEEARRLDKMIGELLTLSRAEHESMPDEQYFDLTGLLHAVVTDVRYEAQIPGVKVDFFVDENADYTVRGNAELVRRGVENVLRNALRFSMKGQHIEVRLQAENQWLAIRVCDQGPGVDEEKLSSIFDPFVRVNSPLMGKGYGLGLAIVRKVVLAHHGEIKALNRPEGGLELTIRLPRWQL from the coding sequence ATGAAATACAGCTATCGCGGACGCATGTTCTGGAAGATCCTCATCGGCTTCTGGGTGGTGTTCGTTATTATTAGTCAGTTGATATGGCTTGGGTTTTCCATTTCGGGTAATCATCATGAACCGCCAGAAGTCATCGCTATTCGTCGTATTGTGAATTTGCAGATGGCCTCGGTAGTTTCAGTGCTTGAGCGCGGTGGTCCAAGCTCGTTGAATGACATGATGGCGGATTGGGAACCCAACGATCGCCAGTTCTTTAAAATCCTTCAGCATGACAAACCGGTACAAGGTGAAATGTTGCCGGAAGGATTTAACCCACCCTTTGAAGGGCATATTCCTGATGTGATTGTGCGCTGGGTAAAAGGCGCAGACGGTAAACAGTATGAGCTGCGCTACGACGTCAAAGGCATGCGCGAAGATAGCCGAATGGATATGCCGCACAGTATTCTGAATATCCCTACACCGATGTTTATTTTCGCCGGCGCGGTAGGGTTGCTGTTCAGTTTGCTGTTGGCGTGGAACCTGACACGGCCAATGCGTCAACTGCGGGAAGGATTCTCCCGCGTCGCAGACGGCGATTTAAGCGTGCGACTCTATCCGATAATGCGTAAGCGCCATGACGAACTTTCAAGCGTGGCGCAGGCGTTTGACGCGATGGTAGAGCGGCTTGATACGCTGGTGCGTACCCGCGAAGAGTTGCTGCATGATATTTCGCATGAGTTGCGTTCACCGCTGGCGCGCTTGCAGTTGGCAACCGGCTTGGCGCGACAAACGCCTGAAAGCGTTAACGCATCGCTGGATCGCATTGATGAAGAGGCGCGGCGGCTGGATAAAATGATCGGCGAGCTGCTTACGCTCTCGCGCGCTGAGCATGAAAGCATGCCGGATGAGCAGTACTTTGATCTGACCGGACTGCTGCATGCCGTGGTGACGGATGTGCGTTATGAAGCGCAGATTCCTGGCGTGAAAGTTGATTTTTTTGTCGATGAAAATGCAGATTATACCGTGCGCGGCAATGCTGAGTTGGTTCGGCGCGGGGTGGAGAACGTGTTACGAAACGCGCTGCGCTTTTCAATGAAGGGACAACATATTGAGGTGCGTTTGCAGGCCGAAAACCAATGGTTGGCGATTCGCGTCTGCGATCAAGGGCCGGGCGTTGATGAAGAGAAACTCTCTAGCATCTTCGATCCCTTTGTTCGGGTAAATTCACCGCTGATGGGCAAAGGATATGGTTTAGGACTGGCGATCGTCCGCAAAGTCGTTCTGGCGCATCATGGTGAAATCAAAGCGCTGAATCGCCCAGAGGGCGGGTTGGAATTAACGATTCGCCTACCGCGTTGGCAGCTCTAA
- the crr gene encoding PTS glucose transporter subunit IIA has translation MGLFSKLFGDKTDSAGTIDIVAPLSGEIVNIEDVPDVVFAEKIVGDGIAIKPSGNKMVAPVDGKIGKIFETNHAFSIESENGIELFVHFGIDTVELKGEGFKRIAEEGQLVKKGDVIIEFDLPLLEEKAKSTLTPVVISNMDEIKEMIKLTGQVTVGETPVIRIKK, from the coding sequence ATGGGTTTGTTTTCTAAACTTTTTGGCGATAAAACAGATAGCGCTGGGACAATTGACATCGTAGCGCCTCTGTCAGGCGAAATCGTGAACATTGAAGACGTACCAGATGTGGTGTTTGCTGAAAAAATTGTAGGCGATGGAATCGCAATCAAACCGAGCGGCAACAAAATGGTTGCACCGGTTGATGGCAAAATCGGCAAGATTTTTGAAACTAACCACGCTTTTTCAATCGAGTCTGAAAATGGTATCGAGCTGTTTGTTCACTTCGGCATCGACACGGTTGAACTGAAAGGTGAAGGCTTCAAACGTATCGCTGAAGAAGGCCAGCTGGTCAAAAAAGGCGATGTGATTATTGAGTTCGATTTACCGTTGCTGGAAGAGAAAGCAAAATCAACCCTTACACCTGTTGTCATCTCCAACATGGATGAGATCAAGGAAATGATCAAGCTGACTGGCCAGGTCACCGTAGGCGAAACGCCGGTGATTCGCATTAAGAAGTAA
- the ptsI gene encoding phosphoenolpyruvate-protein phosphotransferase PtsI, with product MISGILASPGIAFGKALLLKEDEIVINRKKISDDQVEQEVQRFLEGRGKAAIQLEAIRVKAGESLGEEKAAIFEGHIMLLEDEELEQEIIDLIKKEHASADAAAYSVIDGQAKALEELDDEYLKERAADVRDIGKRLLQNILGLHIVDLSAIQDESILVAKDLTPSETAQLNLKKVLGFITDLGGRTSHTSIMARSLEIPAIVGTGNVTTSVKNGDFLIIDGVNNTIYVNPDEAKLDELKAVQTQYLSEKHELAKLKDLPAITLDGHQVEVCANIGTVRDIAGAERNGAEGVGLYRTEFLFMDRDSLPTEEEQFQAYKAVAEGMGSQAVIVRTMDIGGDKDLPYMNLPKEENPFLGWRAIRIAMDRKEILHAQLRAILRASSFGKLRIMFPMIISVEEVRSLKAELELLKAQLREEGKAFDETIEVGIMVETPASAVIARHLAKEVDFFSIGTNDLTQYTLAVDRGNDLISHLYNPMTPSVLNLIKQVIDASHAEGKWTGMCGELAGDERATLLLLGMGLDEFSMSAISIPSIKKIIRNTNFEDAKELAEQALAQPTAEDLMNLVNKFIKEKTLC from the coding sequence ATGATTTCAGGCATTTTAGCATCACCAGGTATCGCTTTCGGCAAAGCTCTGCTGCTGAAAGAAGACGAGATCGTCATCAACCGCAAAAAGATTTCTGATGACCAGGTTGAGCAGGAAGTTCAGCGCTTCCTCGAAGGACGCGGCAAAGCGGCCATTCAACTGGAAGCTATTCGAGTCAAAGCGGGTGAGTCCCTCGGTGAAGAGAAAGCTGCCATCTTCGAAGGCCACATCATGTTGCTGGAAGACGAAGAGCTGGAGCAGGAAATCATTGACCTCATCAAGAAAGAGCACGCCAGCGCAGATGCTGCGGCTTATTCGGTGATTGATGGCCAGGCGAAAGCGTTAGAAGAGCTGGATGACGAATACCTGAAAGAGCGTGCCGCTGATGTACGCGACATTGGTAAGCGTTTACTGCAAAACATCTTAGGTCTGCACATTGTTGATCTGAGTGCTATTCAAGACGAATCCATTCTGGTGGCTAAAGATTTGACCCCATCAGAAACCGCGCAGCTAAACCTGAAAAAGGTGCTGGGCTTTATCACCGATCTGGGTGGTCGTACTTCACATACCTCAATCATGGCGCGTTCTCTTGAGATCCCAGCGATTGTGGGTACTGGTAATGTTACTACTTCAGTCAAAAACGGCGATTTCCTGATCATTGATGGCGTAAATAACACCATTTATGTCAATCCAGATGAAGCAAAACTGGATGAGCTGAAAGCCGTTCAAACACAATATCTCTCTGAAAAACATGAATTAGCCAAACTGAAAGATCTGCCTGCTATCACGCTGGATGGACATCAGGTTGAAGTTTGCGCCAACATCGGTACGGTACGCGATATCGCCGGTGCCGAGCGTAACGGTGCTGAAGGCGTAGGCCTGTATCGTACTGAATTCTTGTTTATGGACCGCGATTCACTGCCAACCGAAGAAGAGCAATTCCAAGCGTATAAAGCTGTCGCTGAAGGCATGGGTTCGCAAGCGGTAATTGTGCGTACCATGGATATCGGCGGTGACAAAGATCTGCCTTACATGAACCTGCCGAAAGAAGAAAACCCCTTCCTCGGCTGGCGCGCCATTCGTATTGCTATGGATCGCAAAGAGATTCTGCATGCGCAGCTGCGCGCTATTTTACGTGCATCCTCTTTTGGTAAGCTGCGTATCATGTTCCCGATGATCATTTCGGTTGAAGAAGTTCGCAGCCTGAAAGCGGAACTGGAGCTGCTGAAAGCGCAATTGCGTGAAGAAGGCAAAGCATTTGATGAGACCATTGAAGTCGGCATTATGGTCGAAACACCCGCTTCTGCGGTCATTGCGCGTCATCTGGCGAAGGAAGTCGATTTCTTCAGTATTGGGACAAACGATCTGACGCAGTATACTCTGGCGGTTGATCGTGGTAATGATTTGATATCGCACCTGTATAACCCAATGACGCCGTCCGTGCTGAACTTAATCAAGCAAGTCATTGATGCTTCTCATGCTGAAGGCAAGTGGACTGGCATGTGTGGTGAGCTGGCAGGTGACGAACGTGCTACACTACTGTTACTGGGAATGGGGCTGGACGAATTCAGCATGAGTGCCATTTCTATCCCAAGCATCAAGAAAATTATTCGTAATACGAATTTTGAAGATGCGAAGGAGTTGGCGGAGCAGGCTCTGGCTCAACCTACAGCGGAAGATTTAATGAACCTGGTTAACAAGTTCATCAAAGAAAAAACACTCTGCTGA
- the ptsH gene encoding phosphocarrier protein Hpr, whose product MFQQEVTITAPNGLHTRPAAQFVKEAKAFQSEITVTSNGKSASAKSLFKLQTLGLTQGTVVTLSAEGEDEQKAVEHLVKLMAELE is encoded by the coding sequence ATGTTTCAGCAAGAAGTTACCATTACCGCGCCAAACGGTCTGCATACTCGCCCAGCTGCGCAATTTGTTAAAGAAGCCAAAGCTTTTCAGTCAGAAATCACCGTGACCTCTAACGGTAAATCAGCGAGCGCAAAAAGCCTGTTCAAACTTCAGACTCTGGGTTTGACTCAAGGCACCGTTGTTACTCTTTCCGCGGAAGGTGAAGACGAGCAGAAAGCAGTTGAGCATCTGGTTAAATTGATGGCAGAACTGGAGTAA
- the zipA gene encoding cell division protein ZipA, whose translation MMQDLRLILIVVGAIAIIALLLHGLWTSRKERSSVFRDRPHKRLKQRDEHDDENLSDDDEEGVGEVRVRNERPSHQEPRFDTIREPQPEAPQKPAPTQPVRQPAARPVAPQPESDPLLAPAPQPKPQPRPEPVPQQPAESPFIPQSIQADPLLDLDPLEAAQPEPAYQAEPEPEPEVIAAPEPAKAPANKPKEAVLVLHVAAHSGGELNGEALLQGILQAGFQFGEMNIFHRHLSPAGSGPVLFSLANMVKPGSFNPDGMTDFSTPGISIFMMVPSYGDAHQNFKLMLQSAQRIADDVGGVVLDDERRMMTPQKLETYKARIREVVDV comes from the coding sequence ATGATGCAGGATTTGCGTCTGATATTAATCGTTGTTGGCGCGATCGCCATTATAGCGCTCCTTCTTCATGGGCTGTGGACCAGCCGTAAAGAGCGCTCGTCAGTGTTCCGCGATCGCCCGCACAAACGTCTAAAACAACGTGACGAACATGATGATGAGAACCTGAGCGACGACGATGAAGAAGGCGTCGGCGAAGTGCGTGTGCGCAACGAGCGCCCAAGCCATCAGGAACCGCGTTTTGACACTATTCGTGAGCCACAGCCGGAGGCGCCGCAAAAGCCAGCGCCAACGCAGCCTGTGCGCCAACCTGCGGCACGCCCTGTTGCGCCTCAGCCTGAAAGCGATCCGCTTCTGGCACCCGCGCCGCAGCCAAAACCGCAGCCGCGTCCTGAACCGGTTCCTCAGCAACCTGCTGAGTCGCCGTTCATTCCGCAATCTATTCAGGCCGATCCGCTGTTGGATTTAGATCCACTTGAAGCTGCACAACCTGAACCTGCCTATCAGGCGGAGCCGGAGCCAGAGCCAGAAGTGATTGCTGCGCCTGAACCGGCGAAAGCGCCGGCGAACAAACCGAAAGAAGCAGTTTTAGTGCTGCACGTAGCGGCACATTCTGGTGGTGAGTTAAACGGCGAAGCGCTGTTGCAGGGTATTTTGCAGGCGGGCTTCCAGTTTGGTGAAATGAACATTTTCCATCGTCATTTGAGTCCAGCGGGAAGCGGCCCTGTGCTGTTTAGCCTGGCGAATATGGTGAAACCGGGTTCATTCAATCCCGATGGCATGACTGACTTCTCCACGCCAGGCATCTCCATCTTTATGATGGTGCCGTCCTATGGCGACGCACATCAGAACTTTAAGCTGATGCTGCAGTCAGCACAGCGCATCGCAGACGATGTTGGTGGTGTGGTTCTGGATGATGAACGTCGCATGATGACACCGCAAAAGCTGGAAACTTACAAAGCTCGCATTCGCGAAGTGGTAGACGTTTAG
- the ligA gene encoding NAD-dependent DNA ligase LigA, with protein MKSVQDHITELRTTLRHHEYLYHVMDAPEVPDAEYDRIMRELRALEEQHPDLITPDSPTQRVGAAPLTVFEQVRHEVPMLSLDNAFDETSFLAFNKRVQDRLKSSDDITYCCELKLDGLAVSLLYENGLLIQAATRGDGTTGENITANVRTIHAIPLRLKGDNIPARLEVRGEVFMTQRGFEKLNNEARRTDGKVFANPRNAAAGSLRQLDPRITAKRPLTFFCYGFGLLEGGEMPHSHMERLQQFKAWGLPVSDRIRLARNAEEALAFYREVEQQRPSLGFDIDGVVIKVDSQALQERLGFVARAPRWAIAFKFPAQEQMTFVRDVEFQVGRTGAITPVARLEPVQVAGVMVSNATLHNADEIERLGLRIGDKVVIRRAGDVIPQVVNVVTTERPDDAREVTFPTHCPVCGSDVERVEGEAVARCTGGLICGAQRKEALKHFVSRRAMDVDGMGDKIIDQLVEKEYVKTPADLFRLTAGKLTGLDRMGPKSAQNVVDALEKAKSTTLARFLYALGIREVGEATAANLAGHFGDLQKVMDADLDALIAVQDVGKVVAAHVRNFMEEESNREVIRQLTDDIGIHWPQVEVVNAEEIDSPFAGKTVVLTGSLSQMNRDDAKERLIALGAKVSGSVSKKTDLLIAGEAAGSKLAKAQELGIEIIDEAEMIRLLGV; from the coding sequence ATGAAATCTGTTCAGGATCACATCACCGAGCTGCGCACTACGCTGCGCCATCACGAATATCTTTATCACGTTATGGATGCGCCGGAAGTGCCAGACGCTGAATACGATCGCATAATGCGTGAGTTGCGAGCGCTTGAAGAGCAGCATCCCGACCTGATTACACCTGATTCGCCCACGCAACGCGTTGGTGCTGCACCCTTGACCGTATTTGAGCAAGTGCGTCATGAAGTTCCCATGCTGTCGCTGGATAACGCTTTCGATGAAACCAGTTTCCTCGCGTTCAACAAACGCGTGCAGGATCGCTTAAAAAGTAGCGATGATATTACTTACTGCTGCGAACTAAAGCTGGATGGTTTGGCAGTGAGTTTGTTGTACGAAAACGGTTTGTTGATCCAGGCGGCAACGCGCGGTGACGGCACCACTGGTGAGAATATCACGGCTAACGTGCGCACCATCCACGCCATTCCGTTACGTCTCAAAGGCGATAACATCCCGGCACGTCTTGAAGTGCGTGGCGAAGTTTTCATGACGCAGCGCGGTTTTGAGAAGTTGAATAACGAAGCGCGCCGCACCGATGGCAAAGTGTTTGCCAACCCGCGCAATGCAGCTGCGGGCTCGTTACGTCAGCTTGATCCGCGCATTACGGCTAAACGCCCGCTTACCTTCTTCTGCTACGGTTTTGGCTTGTTAGAGGGTGGGGAAATGCCGCACAGCCACATGGAGCGGCTACAACAATTTAAAGCCTGGGGCTTGCCGGTCAGCGATCGCATTCGCCTTGCACGTAATGCTGAAGAAGCACTGGCATTTTACCGCGAAGTCGAGCAGCAGCGTCCGTCGCTGGGTTTTGATATTGATGGCGTCGTCATCAAGGTAGATTCACAGGCGTTGCAAGAGCGTTTAGGTTTTGTGGCGCGTGCGCCGCGTTGGGCGATCGCCTTTAAATTCCCGGCGCAAGAGCAGATGACCTTTGTGCGTGACGTGGAATTCCAGGTGGGTCGCACTGGCGCAATCACGCCGGTTGCGCGCCTTGAGCCGGTCCAGGTAGCGGGCGTGATGGTCAGCAACGCTACCTTGCATAATGCCGATGAGATTGAGCGCCTCGGTTTACGCATTGGCGACAAAGTGGTGATTCGCCGCGCGGGTGATGTTATTCCGCAAGTCGTGAATGTCGTGACAACCGAGCGTCCTGATGATGCGCGTGAGGTGACGTTCCCAACCCACTGTCCGGTGTGCGGCTCCGACGTAGAACGTGTTGAAGGGGAAGCAGTGGCCCGCTGTACCGGCGGCCTGATTTGTGGGGCGCAGCGCAAAGAGGCGCTTAAGCATTTCGTGTCCCGACGTGCCATGGACGTTGATGGAATGGGTGACAAGATCATCGATCAACTGGTGGAAAAAGAGTACGTCAAAACGCCCGCCGATCTGTTCCGCCTTACCGCCGGTAAATTAACTGGCCTTGATCGTATGGGGCCAAAATCGGCACAGAACGTGGTTGATGCGTTGGAAAAAGCCAAATCCACTACGCTGGCGCGTTTCCTGTATGCCTTAGGGATTCGTGAAGTCGGTGAAGCCACAGCGGCGAACCTGGCAGGCCATTTTGGCGATCTGCAGAAAGTCATGGATGCCGATCTGGATGCACTGATTGCCGTGCAGGATGTCGGTAAAGTGGTGGCAGCACATGTGCGCAATTTCATGGAAGAGGAGAGTAACCGGGAGGTTATTCGCCAGCTAACTGATGATATTGGCATTCACTGGCCGCAAGTTGAAGTGGTCAACGCTGAAGAGATCGACAGCCCGTTTGCCGGAAAAACGGTGGTTTTAACCGGCTCGCTCTCACAGATGAACCGTGATGATGCAAAAGAGCGTTTAATTGCGTTAGGTGCCAAAGTAAGCGGCAGCGTATCGAAGAAAACCGACTTGCTGATTGCTGGCGAAGCCGCGGGTTCTAAGCTGGCTAAAGCGCAAGAGCTGGGCATTGAGATCATTGACGAAGCTGAAATGATTCGCCTGCTAGGAGTATAA
- a CDS encoding DUF3820 family protein: MDKQQLVEIANTAMPFGKYKGRMLIDLPEPYLLWFARCGDFPSGRLGEMMQFTLAIKIEGLEGLVMPLKRSE; encoded by the coding sequence TTGGACAAACAGCAACTGGTTGAGATTGCCAATACCGCCATGCCGTTCGGCAAGTATAAAGGCCGGATGCTGATCGATCTGCCCGAACCTTATCTGCTGTGGTTTGCCCGCTGCGGTGACTTTCCTTCAGGTCGCTTGGGTGAAATGATGCAGTTCACGCTAGCGATTAAGATTGAAGGTTTAGAAGGGCTGGTGATGCCGTTAAAACGCAGTGAATAA